In the Campylobacter showae genome, one interval contains:
- the hypD gene encoding hydrogenase formation protein HypD, whose amino-acid sequence MNLINDFRDKELILALSKLIKKESVKPLNIMEICGGHTHSIMKFGLPQLVGEHINFVHGPGCPVCVMPRSRIDEAIKLAQMPDTILCTLADMMRVPGSSTSLQKLRGEGCDIRALYSPLDCIKIARENPEKSVICFAIGFETTTPMSANLVQKTLELELKNLFFHINHVTVPAPVRAILNDKDVKIDAFLGPSHVSVITGYGIYESIAAEYKKPIAVSGFEPLDLMDGILNLVRQQNAGTHEVYNEYARVVTREGNQKAKALIDEFFEPCDFSWRGLGAIAQSGMKLRPEYAKLDARVKFDCSVQSKGESKACICPEILRGRAKPFDCKIFAKACTPKTPVGSCMVSSEGACAAYYKYGDVKSAG is encoded by the coding sequence GTGAATCTAATCAATGATTTTCGCGATAAAGAGCTTATTTTAGCGCTTTCAAAACTCATCAAAAAAGAGAGCGTAAAACCGCTAAATATCATGGAAATTTGCGGCGGACACACGCACTCGATCATGAAATTCGGCCTGCCTCAGCTAGTGGGCGAGCATATAAATTTCGTCCACGGTCCCGGCTGCCCCGTCTGCGTGATGCCAAGGAGCCGCATAGACGAGGCTATCAAGCTAGCCCAGATGCCAGACACCATCCTGTGCACTCTAGCCGATATGATGAGAGTCCCGGGCTCAAGCACCAGTCTGCAAAAGCTGCGCGGCGAGGGTTGCGACATCAGAGCGCTATATAGCCCGCTAGACTGTATAAAAATCGCGCGGGAAAATCCCGAAAAGAGCGTGATATGTTTCGCGATCGGGTTTGAGACGACGACGCCTATGAGCGCAAATTTGGTGCAAAAGACGCTAGAGCTCGAGCTAAAAAATCTATTTTTCCACATAAATCACGTTACGGTCCCCGCACCCGTGCGAGCGATCCTAAATGATAAAGACGTCAAGATCGACGCGTTTTTGGGACCTAGTCATGTGAGCGTGATCACGGGCTACGGCATCTACGAGAGTATCGCGGCGGAGTATAAAAAACCTATCGCGGTTAGCGGATTTGAGCCGCTTGATCTGATGGACGGCATCCTAAACCTCGTCCGCCAGCAAAACGCGGGCACGCACGAGGTCTATAACGAATACGCAAGAGTCGTCACGCGCGAGGGCAATCAAAAAGCAAAGGCGCTCATAGACGAGTTTTTCGAGCCGTGCGACTTCTCGTGGCGCGGTCTTGGCGCGATCGCGCAAAGCGGTATGAAGTTGCGCCCCGAGTACGCGAAGCTTGACGCGAGGGTTAAATTTGACTGTAGCGTGCAAAGCAAAGGCGAGAGCAAAGCCTGTATCTGTCCTGAAATTTTACGCGGGCGAGCAAAGCCTTTCGACTGTAAAATTTTCGCTAAAGCCTGCACACCAAAAACCCCCGTTGGCTCGTGCATGGTCTCTAGCGAGGGCGCATGTGCGGCATACTACAAATACGGCGACGTCAAAAGCGCGGGCTAA